CGCTTGCCGAAACCGCCAGGCACCAGGATCGCATCGTACTTGGCCAGCGGAGCGGTGCCGGTGGCTTCGATTTCTTCCGAATCCAGGTATTCGATGTTGACCCGGCTGCCAGTATGGATGCCGGCGTGACGCAAGGCTTCCGTCAGCGACTTGTACGATTCGGTCAGGTCGACGTATTTGCCGACCATGCCGATGGTGACTTCGTAGGTTGGATTTTCCAGCGCGTGCACCAGCTTGGTCCAGACCGAAAGGTCGGCCGGCTTCGGCGACAGGCCGAGCTTTTCGCAGACAATCGCGTCCAAGCCCTGGTCGTGCAGCATTTGCGGGATCTTGTAGATGGTGTCGGCGTCCCACACCGAAATCACGGCGTCGCCCTGGACGTTCGAGAACAGCGAAATTTTGGCCCGTTCGTCGTCAGGAATCGGACGGTCGGCGCGGCACAGCAAGGCATCCGGCGAAATACCGATTTCGCGCAGCTTTTGCACGCTGTGCTGGGTCGGCTTGGTCTTCAGTTCACCGGCCGATACCAGATACGGCACCAGCGTCAGGTGGACGAAAGCCGCCGCCTTGCGGCCGGCGCGCAGGCTCAGCTGGCGCGCCGCTTCCAGGAATGGCAGGGATTCGATATCGCCGACGGTGCCGCCGATTTCCACCAGCGCCACGTCGAAGCCTTCGGCGCCGCGGTAGATGTAATCCTGGATTTCGTTGGTGATGTGCGGAATGACCTGCACCGTCTTGCCCAGGTACTCGCCGCGGCGTTCCTTGCGGATCACCGATTCGTAGATCTGGCCTGTGGTGAAGTTATTCACCTTCTTCATCTTGGCCGTGATGAAGCGCTCATAGTGGCCGAGGTCGAGATCGGTCTCTGCGCCATCGTCGGTCACAAACACTTCGCCGTGCTGGAACGGG
The sequence above is a segment of the Collimonas sp. PA-H2 genome. Coding sequences within it:
- a CDS encoding CTP synthase — translated: MTKFVFVTGGVVSSLGKGIAAASLAAILESRGLKVTLLKLDPYINVDPGTMSPFQHGEVFVTDDGAETDLDLGHYERFITAKMKKVNNFTTGQIYESVIRKERRGEYLGKTVQVIPHITNEIQDYIYRGAEGFDVALVEIGGTVGDIESLPFLEAARQLSLRAGRKAAAFVHLTLVPYLVSAGELKTKPTQHSVQKLREIGISPDALLCRADRPIPDDERAKISLFSNVQGDAVISVWDADTIYKIPQMLHDQGLDAIVCEKLGLSPKPADLSVWTKLVHALENPTYEVTIGMVGKYVDLTESYKSLTEALRHAGIHTGSRVNIEYLDSEEIEATGTAPLAKYDAILVPGGFGKRGVEGKIAAARFARENKIPYLGICLGMQVALLEYARNKAGLPHANSTEFDAQTDQPVVALITEWQNHDGKVELRDVNSDLGGTMRLGAQTCDIKPDTLASEIYGPTVTERHRHRYEANNHYLERIEAAGLVVSARTPTEDLCEIMELPRTGDNAHPWYVGVQYHPEFKSTPRDGHPLFISFIKAALAHKQANTAAA